In the Hordeum vulgare subsp. vulgare chromosome 7H, MorexV3_pseudomolecules_assembly, whole genome shotgun sequence genome, one interval contains:
- the LOC123408300 gene encoding uncharacterized protein LOC123408300 gives MAPPLPDLVHSSGLRGGATPGSGMGWAAKRSSDGRQLSRARGILRWLTSAGNPPGDSCSRLQEVAAVTLRTAANSDELLVHLLHHGRNLVLDDTAIQQPDDGAVETNLKEPAEKMVNVHRPLSDLHHEMEDFYPVCSVMPSQSIADKNHNVMVTLDRSEQSNANPSGKKSVINTSRCFTSPVSAADTTAEAQLSNDSPDVQITDERNFNESCSQLCKKVDDASNSIISSAKPRDNHSSDYSTASKVQYVIKVRTSCCIRKKPPHDPRRVLLSSDPTSVPETNRFPVSALERRYYGVFCRLGRSERYQCMTAIIYRKVRCSYLSLGQSLMPGGHVNNFLISVFCRKLFDDCHPSVSKKHYFFSYIGENILKYNNKDQFKLIQNTFKSASLEKKIDACELLFFPICHCKHWFLFVVDLQNRQFVFMDSLFRKKSRYQVVVSEMLVGNFKHLWKEIVDAEYSFDNFRTVYPAMPRQGNGNDCGVFVMKCMEIWTPRVVLHDYFSRANIPNIRIQYTNQLFFSSKNTADKSMVTHFLREGKFHRVRTDVTSDSNVSQ, from the exons ATGGCGCCGCCTCTTCCCGATCTCGTACACAGCAGCGGGCTGCGCGGCGGCGCCACTCCCGGATCTGGAATGGGCTGGGCGGCGAAGAGGAGCAGCGACGGCCGTCAACTTTCGCGGGCGCGCGGCATCCTCCGGTGGTTGACCAGCGCGGGGAA CCCCCCGGGCGACTCATGTAGCAGGCTGCAGGAGGTGGCGGCCGTCACTCTCAGGACGGCGGCCAACTCTGACGAGCTCCTCGTCCACCTCCTCCATCATGGCAGAAACCTG GTATTGGACGACACTGCCATTCAGCAACCTGATGATGGTGCTGTTGAAACTAATTTGAAAGAACCTGCTGAGAAAATGGTCAATGTCCACAGACCTCTTTCTGATCTTCACCATGAAATGGAGGATTTCTATCCAGTTTGTTCTGTGATGCCCAGCCAGAGTATTGCTGACAAG AATCACAATGTCATGGTTACTCTGGACCGCTCTGAGCAATCAAATGCTAATCCCTCCGGTAAAAAAAGCGTGATTAATACGAGCAGATGTTTCACTTCTCCTGTTTCTGCTGCTGACACAACTGCGGAAGCGCAACTT TCCAATGATTCTCCAGATGTGCAGATTACTGATGAAAGGAATTTCAACGAGAGTTGCAGTCAACTGTGTAAAAAAGTCGATGATGCGTCTAATAGCATTATCAGTTCTGCAAAGCCTCGTGACAATCACTCTTCCGATTATAGCACCGCATCCAAAGTTCAGTATGTAATCAAGGTTAGGACTAGTTGTTGTATAAGAAAGAAACCACCTCATGATCCGAGGAGAGTTCTTCTCTCGTCCGATCCTACTTCTGTCCCTGAAACAAATCGATTTCCAGTCTCTGCTCTTGAGAGGAGATATTATGGGGTGTTTTGCAGACTTGGACGGAGTGAAAGATATCAGTG CATGACTGCCATTATATACCGCAAAGTCCGCTGCTCCTACCTCTCTCTTGGTCAGTCATTGATGCCAGGGGGTCATGTCAATAACTTTCTGATTTCTGTTTTCTGCCGGAAATTGTTTGATGATTGCCATCCATCAGTTTCTAAAAAACATTACTTCTTCTCGTATATTGGG GAAAACATTCTAAAATACAATAATAAAGATCAGTTTAAACTCATACAAAATACTTTTAAAAGTGCAAGTCTAGAAAAGAAAATTGATGCATGTGAACTG CTATTCTTTCCTATATGCCATTGTAAGCACTGGTTTTTATTTGTTGTTGACCTGCAAAATCGTCAATTTGTATTTATGGATTCCTTGTTCCGCAAGAAGTCCCGTTATCAAGTTGTGGTCAGCGAGATGCTT GTTGGTAATTTCAAACATTTGTGGAAGGAGATAGTTGATGCAGAGTATAGCTTCGATAATTTCAGAACTGTCTATCCTGCTATGCCAAGACAAGGAAACGG GAATGATTGCGGTGTCTTTGTCATGAAATGTATGGAAATCTGGACTCCTAGAGTTGTTCTTCATGATTACTTCTCAAGAGCCAACATTCCAAATATAAGGATACAATACACGAATCAGCTGTTCTTCAGTTCAAAGAACACCGCTGATAAGTCTATGGTAACGCATTTCCTTCGAGAG GGGAAATTTCACCGTGTCAGAACGGACGTAACTTCGGATTCGAACGTATCTCAGTAA